Sequence from the Streptomyces mobaraensis NBRC 13819 = DSM 40847 genome:
GACGAGCATCCGTTCGCTCTCCCCCACGGTGTGCAGGCCGTCCAGTCCGCCGTCGTAGACCAGCCGGCCGTGGTCGATGACCATCACCCGGCCGCACAGCTGCTCGATGTCGGTCAGGTCGTGGGTGGTCAGCAGGACGGTGGTGCCGCGCTCGGCGTTGAGGTCGCGGAGGAAGCCGCGCACCTTCGCCTTGCTGACCACGTCGAGGCCGATCGTCGGCTCGTCCAGGTAGAGCACGTCGGGGTCGTGCAGCAGGGCCGCCGCGATGTCCCCGCGCATCCGCTGGCCGAGGGAGAGCTGCCGGACGGGGACGTCGAGGAGGTCGCCCAGGTCGAGCAGGTCGACGCAGCGTTCCATGTTGGCGTGGTAACGGGCGTCGGGGATGCGGTACATGCGGCGCACCAGGCCGTAGGAGTCGCGCAGCGGCAGGTCCCACCACAGGGTGGTGCGCTGCCCGAAGACGACGCCGATCCGGCGGGCCAGCCGGGTGCGGTCGCGGGTCGGGTCGATGCCGGCGACGCGCAGCCGGCCGCCGCTGGGCATGAGGATGCCGGTGAGCATCTTGATCGTCGTGGACTTGCCGGCGCCGTTGGGGCCGATGTAGCCGACGATCTCGCCGCGCGGTACGCGGAACGAGAGGCCGTCGACGGCCCTGACCTCGCGCCGCTCGCGGCGCAGCAGTCCGGCGCGCCTGCGGACGTGGAAGACCTTCTCCACTCCGTCCAGTCGGATGAACGCCCGGTCCGGGTCTCCTTGCTCGTCCACTCTCAACTCCCTGTGCTCCGATAGCTCCTCAGGCCCGCCCGCCACACCAACCCCGTGAGCATGAGCAGTAGCACCGCCACCAGCGGCCCGCAGAGCGACACCCATCCGGGCAGGTGCAGCGGGTCGTCCCGGCCCAGCAGCCGCAGTACGGGCAGCCAGTTGACGAAGGCGAGCGGGACGACGAACGTCACGCCGCGCACCAGGTCCTGGGCGAAGACCGTCGGCGGGTACTGGAGCAGCGTGACGCCGCCGTACGTGAAGGAGTTGGCCACCTCCGAGGCGTCGGCCGCCCAGAACTGGAACGCCGCCCCGGCCAGGAAGACGGCGCAGAAGATCGCCGTCCCGGCGACCACGGTCACCAGCAGGAACAGCGCCTTGAGCGGCGTCCAGGCCACGTCCGCCGAGGCGGCGCCCCAGCCCAGCACCACCAGCCCCTGGCTGGTCCGGCCCAGCCGGCGGAGGGCGAAGCGGTCGGCGGCCACCTGGGCGAGGACGGGCACCGGGCGCACCAGCAGGGTGTCGAACGTGCCGTCGCGCACCCGCTGCCCCACGCGTTCCGCGTTGCCCAGGATCAGGTCAGCGAGGCCGAAGGAGGTGCAGGTGGCGCCGTAGAGCAGCGCGACCTCGGGGAGGGTGAAGCCGCCCAGGGCGTCGATGTGCGAAAACATCAGCAGGATGGCGAGGAAGTCCAGGCCGCCCGCCACGCAGTTGCCGATCGTCATGAGGACGAAGGACGCGCGGTACGTCATCGTCGAACGCACCCACATCCCGGCGATCAGCAGGTACGCGCGGACGGCGTGCGCGCGGCGGGCCGTGCGCTCAGCCACCCTGGACCACCGCCTTCCGGGTGGCCCGCGCCTGGGTCAGCCGGCCCAGGGCCAGCAGCACCGCCGCCCAGCCGGCCTGGAAGCCGAGCGCGCCCGCCAGGCCCGCCCCCGCGTACCGGCCGATCAGCACGTCCACCGGCACCTGGAGGACGGCGGACCACGGCAGGGCCTGCGCCACGTCGGCGAAGGCGCCGGGGAAGACGGTGAGCGGCAGCAGTGTGCCCGAGAAGAAGACGCACAGCAGTTGGCCGATCATGATGACGCCGTCGCCGTCGAGCAGCCAGAAGGCGCACAGCGCCAGCAGGAAGCGCAGCGCGAAGCCGACCACGACGGCCAGCGTGACGGCGCACAGGAACAGCAGCCAGCGCAACGGGTCGCCGGGGAGCGTGAGTTCGAAGCAGAGAGCGCCCGCCGTCAGCGGCACCACCCCGCGGCCCAGCAGCTGGAAGGCGGCCCGGCCCAGGTCGGCGGAGAGCCACCACAGCTGGAGGTCGGCGGGCCGGTAGAGGTCGATCGCGATGTCGCCGTTGCGGATGCGCGTCTGCAACTCCTGCTCGAATCCGCCGCCGAGCAGCGAGACCGCCGCCAGCAGGGCCTGGCCGACCCAGACGAAGGTGAGGGCCTGCCCCCGGTCGTAGCCGCCCAGGTGCGGGCGCTCGTCCCAGAGGGCGATGAAGGTGTAGGCGAGGATGAATCCGAAGACCGTATTGGTGAACACCCCGGCCGCGGTGGCCATCCGGTACGTGGCGTGGCGCCGGAAGCCGCTCACCGCGACGGCGGCGTACAGCCGCATCCCACGCCCCCTCGTCTCGTTGAACCTTGTCAGTCCGCCGACCGGCCGGGCCGAATCCCGAAGCGCAGGAGCGTAGCCGTATCCCTCAGTCCCGTGCCATGGATTATTCACCCCTCGGAGTGGTCGCCCGCCGCCGAACGGACCTGACCGCGCCGTACGGGGGCGCTGGATCCCTCCGGCCGGGACCGGTGGTGCGACAGTGCTTCCGGGAAGCACGGCAGCGCTGCCGGGTCGTGCGGCACCGCCTGACCGACACCGTCCGCCGTGGCCGCAACCCCGGCGGCGGGCCGAGGAGTTCCGGGAAAGATGAGCGACGAGCAGTCACAGCACCGCACCCGTGCCAGGGGTGACGACCCGCCGGGCTGGGCGCCGAGAGGCGACGCCGCCCGGCCCCGCAAGCGCACCGGCTGGCGACGGCTGCTGCCCACGTGGCGCATGGTGCTCGGCGGGTTCCTGCTGGTCGTCCTCCTCCTCGCGGGCGGCCTGATCGCCGGGTACACGCTGGTCGACATCCCGGCCGCCAACAAGGCGGCGACCGCCGAGAGCAACGTCTTCCTGTACGCGGACGGCACCCAGCTCGCCCGCGACGGGGAGGTCAACCGGGAGAGCGTGCCCCTCAGCCGCATCCCCAAGGCCGTCCAGCACGCGGTGCTCGCCGCCGAGGACCGCGACTTCTACGGCGAGTCCGCGGTCAACCCCGAGGCGATGGTCCGCGCGGCGTGGAACACCGTCACCGGCAAGGGCAAGCAGTCGGGCTCCACGATCACCCAGCAGTACGTGAAGAACTACTACCTGGGCCAGGAACAGACCATCAGCCGCAAGGTGAAGGAGTTCTTCATCGCCATCAAGCTGGACCGCGAGTCCGGCAAGGACGACATCCTGGAGGGCTACCTCAACACCAGCTACTTCGGGCGCAACGCCTACGGCATCCAGGCCGCCGCCCAGGCGTACTACGGCAAGGACTCCGACAAGCTGGACGTCGCGCAGGGCGCCTACCTCGCCACCCTGCTCAACGCGCCGAGCGCGTACGACGTCGGCGCCCACCCGGAGAACAAGCCCCGGGCCGTGGCCCGCTGGAACTACGTCCTCGACGGCATGGTCAAGAAGAAGTGGCTGACCCGCGAGCAGCGGGCCGCCGTGCGGTTCCCGGCACCGGGCAAGAGCAAGCCGCGGCTCGGCATGTCCGGCCAGCGCGGCTACCTGGTGGAGGCGGTCAAGGACTACCTCACCGGCAACAAGATCGTCGACGAGCAGACGCTGGCCGCCGGCGGCTACCGCATCACCACCACCATCGACCGCAAGAAGCAGAAGGCGTTCGCCGACGCGGTGCAGTCCCAGCTGATGGACGAGCTCAGCGACTCCCGCAAGACCGACTCCTACGTCCGCGCCGGGGGCGCCTCCATCGAACCGCGCACGGGCCGGATCGTCGCCCTCTACGGCGGCATCGACTACACCCGGCAGTACGTCAACAACGCCACCCGCCGCGACTACCAGGTCGGCTCCACCTTCAAGCCGTTCGTCTTCACCTCGGCCGTGCAGAACGACTCCACCACCCAGCAGGGCCGGCCCATCACCCCGTTCACGGTGTACGACGGCACGAACAAGCGGCCGGTGCAGGGCCCGGACGGGCCCGTCGGCTACGCCCCCGCGAACGAGGACGACCGCAGCTACGGGCCGATCACCGTCACCAAGGCCACCGACCTGTCGGTGAACGCCGTCTACGCGCAGATGGCCGAGGACGTCGGCCCGTCGCGGGTGAAGGCGACCGCCGTCTCCCTCGGCATCCCCGAGAAGACACCCGACCTGACCGCGTCCCCCTCGATCGCCCTCGGGCCGGCCACCGCCAGCGTCCTGGACATGACGCAGGCGTACGCCACCCTCGCCAACCACGGGCGGCACGGCCCGTACACGCTGGTGGAGAAGGCCACCAAGGGCGGCGAGAACCTTCAACTGCCCGACCGGCAGGAGCGGAAGCAGGCCGTCCCCCGAGAGGCCGCCGACACCACCACCGCCGTGCTGCGGAGCGTGGTCGAGAGCCCCGGCGGGACCGGCGCCGCCGCGCGCGCCGCCGGGCGGCCGGCGGCCGGCAAGACCGGCACCGCGGAGGAGGACAAGGCCGCCTGGTTCGCGGGCTACACCCCCGACCTGGCCACCGTCGTCGCCGTCATGGGCCAGGACTCCGAGAGCGGCGAGCAGAAGCCGCTGTACGGCGCCACCGGGCTGCCGCGCATCAACGGCGGCGGCTACCCGGCACAGATCTGGGCCACGTACACCGCCGACGCGCTGGAGGGCACGCCCGCGCACGACTTCGACCTGGAGGTCCAGCAGGGCGCCGAGAGCCCGCCCCCGGAGCCGCCCACCACCTCCGCGCC
This genomic interval carries:
- a CDS encoding ATP-binding cassette domain-containing protein; its protein translation is MDEQGDPDRAFIRLDGVEKVFHVRRRAGLLRRERREVRAVDGLSFRVPRGEIVGYIGPNGAGKSTTIKMLTGILMPSGGRLRVAGIDPTRDRTRLARRIGVVFGQRTTLWWDLPLRDSYGLVRRMYRIPDARYHANMERCVDLLDLGDLLDVPVRQLSLGQRMRGDIAAALLHDPDVLYLDEPTIGLDVVSKAKVRGFLRDLNAERGTTVLLTTHDLTDIEQLCGRVMVIDHGRLVYDGGLDGLHTVGESERMLVVDLERELPPIDDVPGIRVDRVEGPRQWLAFPAARSAAPIVAAVAERYPLVDLSVREPDIEQVIARLYADRPSL
- a CDS encoding ABC transporter permease, which produces MWVRSTMTYRASFVLMTIGNCVAGGLDFLAILLMFSHIDALGGFTLPEVALLYGATCTSFGLADLILGNAERVGQRVRDGTFDTLLVRPVPVLAQVAADRFALRRLGRTSQGLVVLGWGAASADVAWTPLKALFLLVTVVAGTAIFCAVFLAGAAFQFWAADASEVANSFTYGGVTLLQYPPTVFAQDLVRGVTFVVPLAFVNWLPVLRLLGRDDPLHLPGWVSLCGPLVAVLLLMLTGLVWRAGLRSYRSTGS
- a CDS encoding ABC transporter permease; protein product: MRLYAAVAVSGFRRHATYRMATAAGVFTNTVFGFILAYTFIALWDERPHLGGYDRGQALTFVWVGQALLAAVSLLGGGFEQELQTRIRNGDIAIDLYRPADLQLWWLSADLGRAAFQLLGRGVVPLTAGALCFELTLPGDPLRWLLFLCAVTLAVVVGFALRFLLALCAFWLLDGDGVIMIGQLLCVFFSGTLLPLTVFPGAFADVAQALPWSAVLQVPVDVLIGRYAGAGLAGALGFQAGWAAVLLALGRLTQARATRKAVVQGG
- a CDS encoding transglycosylase domain-containing protein, whose translation is MSDEQSQHRTRARGDDPPGWAPRGDAARPRKRTGWRRLLPTWRMVLGGFLLVVLLLAGGLIAGYTLVDIPAANKAATAESNVFLYADGTQLARDGEVNRESVPLSRIPKAVQHAVLAAEDRDFYGESAVNPEAMVRAAWNTVTGKGKQSGSTITQQYVKNYYLGQEQTISRKVKEFFIAIKLDRESGKDDILEGYLNTSYFGRNAYGIQAAAQAYYGKDSDKLDVAQGAYLATLLNAPSAYDVGAHPENKPRAVARWNYVLDGMVKKKWLTREQRAAVRFPAPGKSKPRLGMSGQRGYLVEAVKDYLTGNKIVDEQTLAAGGYRITTTIDRKKQKAFADAVQSQLMDELSDSRKTDSYVRAGGASIEPRTGRIVALYGGIDYTRQYVNNATRRDYQVGSTFKPFVFTSAVQNDSTTQQGRPITPFTVYDGTNKRPVQGPDGPVGYAPANEDDRSYGPITVTKATDLSVNAVYAQMAEDVGPSRVKATAVSLGIPEKTPDLTASPSIALGPATASVLDMTQAYATLANHGRHGPYTLVEKATKGGENLQLPDRQERKQAVPREAADTTTAVLRSVVESPGGTGAAARAAGRPAAGKTGTAEEDKAAWFAGYTPDLATVVAVMGQDSESGEQKPLYGATGLPRINGGGYPAQIWATYTADALEGTPAHDFDLEVQQGAESPPPEPPTTSAPPPSSSPPPATSAPPRRPTATAPPSRPVRPSFPTEPPEPTGPPSLPIITLGPNPGREARTSEHDLLGYDY